One genomic window of Conger conger chromosome 9, fConCon1.1, whole genome shotgun sequence includes the following:
- the myclb gene encoding protein L-Myc-1b produces the protein MPGINTNTQRYESLAMEYDRYQHYFYDDHETDEDFYKSTAPSEDIWKKFELVPTPPMSPIRILEGGGTVYPSPGDKLEWVTQVLGQEEEQEGQYKIDTEEIFGNLSSIIIQDCMWSGFSASHQLEKVVSERLSGSALTKLPLTLQAGTNQSSKPQLPHQDAPPLSTLATDCVDPAAVLTYPFSGSCKKQASSGSESRTDSSEDEEIDVVTVENKQNKSRLLGGRKPVTITVHADPHDPCMKRFHISIHQLQHNYAAPSPDSYPDPEPPRKRARQEPTYQPAGSPPSSPEKRPSPSPDLEPASPPPPPDSPASPQGSPQSSDCEDTDKRKTHNFLERKRRNDLRSRFLALRDEIPGLVDCPKTPKVVILTRAREYLRQLHASDRHKAQERKQLKSRQLQLLRKLADLKRS, from the exons ATGCCGGGGATCAATACAAACACGCAGCGGTATGAAAGCTTGGCGATGGAATACGATCGCTATCAGCATTATTTCTACGATGACCACGAAACAGATGAAGACTTTTATAAATCCACTGCACCAAGCGAGGACATTTGGAAAAAATTCGAACTGGTGCCAACCCCGCCCATGTCACCCATCAGAATTCTTGAAGGTGGGGGCACCGTGTATCCTTCGCCGGGTGATAAACTAGAGTGGGTAACCCAGGTCTTGGGACAGGAAGAAGAACAGGAGGGACAATACAAAATCGACACAGAGGAGATTTTTGGAAACCTAAGTTCCATTATTATTCAAGACTGCATGTGGAGCGGCTTTTCTGCAAGCCATCAGCTGGAGAAAGTTGTCAGTGAGCGTCTGTCTGGTTCGGCGCTGACGAAACTACCCCTCACGCTCCAGGCTGGTACAAACCAGTCCAGCAAACCCCAGCTCCCTCATCAGGACGCGCCTCCTCTGAGCACTTTAGCTACAGATTGTGTGGACCCGGCGGCTGTTCTCACCTACCCATTCAGTGGGAGCTGCAAAAAGCAGGCGTCGTCTGGGTCAGAGTCTCGCACCGACTCTTCCG AAGACGAGGAGATCGATGTGGTGACGGTGGAGAACAAGCAGAACAAGTCTCGGCTGCTGGGCGGACGCAAGCCGGTGACCATCACTGTGCACGCCGACCCCCACGACCCCTGCATGAAGCGCTTTCACATCTCCATCCACCAGCTGCAGCACAACTACGCCGCCCCGTCCCCCGACTCCTACCCCGACCCGGAGCCTCCCAGGAAGAGGGCCAGGCAGGAGCCCACCTACCAGCCCGCCGGCTCGCCCCCCAGCTCCCCGGAGAAACGGCCCTCCCCGTCGCCAGACCTGGAGCCCGCCTCGCCTCCTCCTCCGCCCGACTCTCCCGCATCCCCGCAGGGCAGCCCGCAGAGCTCGGACTGCGAGGACACGGACAAGCGCAAGACCCACAACTTCCTGGAGCGGAAGAGGCGCAATGACCTGCGCTCCCGCTTCCTGGCCCTGCGGGACGAGATCCCTGGCCTGGTGGACTGCCCCAAGACGCCCAAGGTGGTGATCCTGACCCGGGCGAGGGAGTACCTGCGGCAGCTGCACGCCAGCGACAGGCACAAGGCCCAGGAGAGGAAGCAGCTCAAGTCGCGTCAGCTGCAGCTGCTGAGGAAGCTGGCGGACTTAAAGCGCTCGTAA